Sequence from the Sphingomonas suaedae genome:
AGATCGTTCGGGTGGTGCCGAGGGTGCCCGAGGTTCGGGAGGTGGATCGCACCATCGCCGACATCGCATCCGCCAATGGCGGCATCTACAGCGTCGAGCACCATCTGCGTCGGGATGCCAGCGCCAGCCGGCACTTTGCCGAGGCGCATGTCCGGCGGCTCGAAGCCTTGCGCCGGGGCCGGGTCGGGGTGGAACGGCTCGCCGACGGCAGCTGGAAGATCGCGCCCGATCACCTCGAACAGGTACTGGCGCATGAGCGCAGCGCCGCCGCCGCTGGACCGGTCGAACTTGAGACCCTCTCCGTGATGCGGCTGGACCAGCAGCACAGCCATGACGGTGTGACCTGGCTCGACGAGCAGCAACTCTCAGACGCACCCGAACCGCTGGCGCGGGGGTTCGGAGCGCAGGTCCGCCAGGCCTTGGCGCTACGCCGCCAGTGGCTGATCGAGCAGGGGTTTGCCTGGCGCGATGGCGACGTGATCCGGTTCCAACAGGGCATGCTGGACGAGCTTCGCCGCCGGGAGCTGCGACAGGTGGCAGGTCAGCTCTCGAAGGAACTGGGGCTCGGCTACACCGAGTATCGCGGCGGTAAAATCGAGGGGATCTATCGCAGGGCCGTGCAGATCGGCGCGTCGAAGGTCGCGGTGATCGAGAAGTCGAAGGAGTTCACGCTCGTGCCGTGGCGACCGGCGCTCGAGAACCAGCTCGGGCGACACGTTTCCGGCATCGTTCGTGGCGGCTCGATCAGCTGGTCGTTCGGACGTCGGCGGCCGGGTCCGGAGCTGGCTGGCGTCTGAGTGTCACCACAAATGTGCTCGGTGACACCAACGAGTACCTGTCTCCCCAGCCAGGAAGGGTAGACATTGCGCGGCATGCAGACGCGCAAGACCCGCCATCAATTCTATCTGCCCGACGAGCTGTCGGCGAAACTCGACGCAATGGCAGCTCAGCCGGGGTCGTCGAAGACCGCGATCCTCACCGATGCGTTGACCGCGTGGTTCGACCGTCGCGCAGGCCATGAGCTGGACCAGCGGTTTGGTGTCCGCCTCGACCGCCAGAACCGCATCGCCGACCGCACGGAGCAGAAGCTCGATTATCTCACCGAAGCCCTGGGTCTGTTCATTCGCCACCAGCTCACGCTCACCGCGCATCAACCGGCGTTCGATGCCGAGACCAAC
This genomic interval carries:
- a CDS encoding CopG family transcriptional regulator gives rise to the protein MQTRKTRHQFYLPDELSAKLDAMAAQPGSSKTAILTDALTAWFDRRAGHELDQRFGVRLDRQNRIADRTEQKLDYLTEALGLFIRHQLTLTAHQPAFDAETNRLGRLRYDEFVKLVGRTLARSTPRQALPTANSPEKAMEK